The Nitrospira sp. genomic interval TCTTCTTTCTGGAGGATCCGACCACAGCAAGGGCAGGAACGCGTCCATCGCCACCGAGCTGATGCTAGAAGCTTACCAGACCGCTTTCTTCCATGTCTCTCTTTTCGGCAATAACCACCCATGGAACACCCCCGCCAGAACTATTTTCATTTTAGGGCAGGGGCTATCTGAATACTATTCCCCGTTGGCGGGAGATAGGGCATGTGAGCTAACAGGGAATTAAAAGCACCGGGCAGGATACACTTCTTACTTGTCAATCACTTAGCAGTCAGTCCATCGATGCGAGTGGTGCGCCCGGCAGGAATTGAACCTGCGACCTACGGGTTCGAAGCCCGGCGCTCTATCCAACTGAGCTACGGGCGCACAACGACACTTCAATCACTTCTGTGGCAGAAATGTCAAGGATAGCTGGACCCCCCACCCCATACGCCAGCACGAAACTTAGCGGCATACTCGATCTACCGCTGGATGGAAGAAAGAATCGTCTCGACGATTTGATTGATGGTGCATCCATCGGTAGGCACAATATGGTCGGCGGCCTCGCGATATTTGGGCGTTCGCACCGCCAGGACTTCCTCAATCTCCTCGACGAATGATTTGGTGCCCGTCAGTGATGGGCGCTGAGTATCACGCCCGATGCGCGACGCGATCGTTGCGATCGAAGCGGTCAGCCAAAACAGCGTGCCGTTCTTCTTCAAACAAGCCACGTTCTCCTGACGAAGAATCGCCCCTCCGCCTGTGTCGATAATCAGTCCATCTTGTGCGGAAAAGTCCCGGCAAACCGTCGACTCAAGATCACGAAAATGCTCCCAGCCATGCTGCGCAACTATCTCCGGAACTGATCGCCCCGCCCGACGAACAATTTCCGCATCCGTCGAGACCAGCGGCAACACGAGCCTCGCAGCCAGTACTTTCCCAACCGTACTTTTCCCCGTCCCGCGATATCCGATCAGTACGATGTTCATCGAAAGCGAGACTCCAGCACGGCTCGCATGGTATCCGCCGGAGCGGGCCGATCCGTCCACAGCTCAAATTGCGCGGCAGCTTGATGCAGAAACATTTCCAACCCGGGAATCGTGACGCATCCTGCCTGCCGGGCATCCTTGAGCAATTGCGTCTCGCGCGGATTGTAGACAATATCCATGACGGCCAAGCCGGCGTGTAAGAGCGGTGCCGGCACGCAAGTCCCTTCAGTTTTTGGGGACATGCCGATCGGAGTACAATGGACCAGGATGTGCGAAGCGGGAAGAGTCTTCGCCAGCCCGGCTTCGTCGAGATGAGCCTCCTCCACTGAAAGCGACGTCTTCGATCGAATATCCGCCGCCAATCGCGACCGCTCATTCGCGTCCACGCCGAGCAACGTTAGTCCCGCAAGTCCCGACTCACCGGCAAGCGCAAAGGCAATCGCCCTGGCTGCTCCTCCCGATCCCACCATCACGACGCGTTTTCCGGCGAGAGGCCCCGCCCCTCCACGAAGCGCACGCAATGCACCGATGGCATCGGTGTTGTACCCAATCAGCGCGCCCTGCTTTACCACGATCGTATTGATGGCGCCGATGTGCCCGGCGGTGGGGTCAACCTCGTCGAGAAACGGAATCGACGAAACTTTATGAGGGATCGTGACGCTGGCGCCCCGAAATCCACCCAACGCACGGAGCCCCCTGATCGCTTCACCGATCGCCTCGACTCGAAACGCGAGGTACACCAGATTCAGCCGGAGCTGTTGAAACGCCGCGTTGTGGATGGCGGGAGAAAGCGAATGTTCGACGGGATTCCCGATAACCCCGCAGAACCCTGTGTGTGCATCAATCTCCATCATTCAGCTCACCTGTACTCTGAGGCCAACGGGACTGTTCACCACACGGTCATTCCGCCATCAATGCGAAACGTCCCGCCGGTGACCCAGGCCGATTCGTCCGACGCAAGATACAGGACCATGTTCGCCACTTCTTCTGGTTTGCCGGGGCGGCGGATCGGATAGTGCGACAAGATCGATCCAAGCTGATCGGGATTGGCCATCAACGGAGCGGCCATTGGCGTATCAATCAAGCCCGGGTTCACCACATTGCACCGAATCCCATCCGTTGCGTAATCAATCGCGATCGATCGAGTCAGCGCGTCGAGCGCTCCTTTGGAAGCCGCATAGGCGGACAAGAGTGGGATGCCGACCAGGCTGGCAACCGATGAAATATTGACGATGGCTCCGCCGGCCTGCTTAAGCATTTCCGGAATCACCGCCCGTGTCATCCGGAACACGCCGGTCAAATTCACATCCAACACATTCGCCCAGGCCGCATCATCCATCTCATGAAGGCGTTTCCCAAAATCTCCGACACCGGCGTTGTTCACCAACACATCAATTTTTCGAAACGACGCTAATGCCTGCTGAACCACCGCCCGCACATGACCGTCATCCGTGACCGACCCGACGACAGCGAGCACCTTGCCACCGTGCGCTGAGATCTCACGGACTACCCGATCGAGTTCGGCCTGGCGTCGGCCCGTAATCACAACAGCCGCGCCCTCCTCGGCGAACCGCTTGGCGACGGACTCCCCAATGCCGGCATTCCCGCCCGTGATTAACGCAACTTTTCCCTCCAACCGTTTCATGACGCTGCCCCTTCTGCCTCGCTGGCCCCGAGGGATTCTGAGAGAAACGCCTCCGCAAGTTCCGGCTCGCGACCGATCCCCAGCAGACCCGGCTCGACCTTCCTCGCCACCGTGATAAAACCCGAATGGGCCACCATCCGATGATCGGGACGAACGCTTCGCCCCAACACCGACCAGGTACGGATGAGGGATTCGAATGTCTCCACCATGCCAAACACCTTTGCCCGCTCAAGCGCTTCAACGGTTTGAACGACTTGCGGAACCGTCGGCACAAAACTCAAATAGATGCCGCCTGACCGCAAGGCTTTGGCCGCGTGCGGCACCACCTGCCAGGGCTCCGGCAAGTCGAGTACAACGCGATCAAACGGGACCCCATCGTCCAGTAAATCAATCCCCTCGTAGGCGCTCTTTCTCAAGGACACAAGATTCGGCGTCGGCCCTAGATAACGACTGATATTAGTCAACGCTGTTTTCGCAAAGTCTTCTCTCAAGTCATACGTGACAACAAGGCCTTGCGGCCCTACGAGACGCAACAGCGCCATGGTCAACGCACCGGACCCGGTCCCGGCTTCGAAGACACGCGCGCCAGGATACACATCCGCCCACATTGGAATGAGTGCCAGATCCTTGGGATACAGCACCTGGGCGCCACGCGGCATTTTCAAGACATAGTCACCGAAGGTCGGACGTAACGCCAGCATCTTCTTGCCCCCCGACAAAGTCACCACCGTCCCATCAGGACGGCCGATCATCTCGTCGTGAGGAATCTTTTGCCCGCTGAATTGATACGTCTCCCCGGCCTTGAGCGTCAGCGCGTACTGCCGCCCTTTCTTGTCGACGAGATGGATGCGTTCGCCTGATAGAAGTTGTGACATGGGGCGGCATTCTAGGGGGTTCGTTCTCCCCTTTGCAACCGATGATAGGGAGCGGCGTAATCATTCTCGCCCTCTATTCCATGAAGTGCGCACCTCTCTCAGCATCAATCCCAAAACGATTCGCGGTTTTCAGTGAACGTGACGACCCGCATCGACCACCGAAGATGGTCGGAGAGAGAACGGGTGAGGCAGATCGGTCGGCATGCAGTGCAATTCCTACATAGTTGCCGCATTCGCATCACAGTGCGATTCAGTTTCTCTCATTAAGCCCCCCTAATCTTGCTGCAATATCTTCGGGATTGCGCGTCGGGCTTCTCATGTTCAATCCAGCATCACTCTTGCTTCGTAGAAGGACTATAGAGTGGCAGAAATATCGGTGAATCTTATTGATTCAAGATAACTCTAACAGGAGTGAACAGATGCGAAACCAGGAGACAAGAGGTGACGCGATGGAACATGAAGACCTGCGGACAACAGAAAACATAGACGACCAGACCGCGACAGCCGATGTCGACACCGACGATTCCGGCGCCAGCGATGCCATGGAAGCGATCGGACGGGAGGCGGAAGTGGAGGCAGAGCCGACGGAGAAGGACGAGAAAGACTTGGACGCCGCCACGCTCAAAACAAGTCCCGGCGCGAGCCCCTTCCTCCTGGAGTCGCTCTACTTTCGCTCATTCGGGGAGCGGGCGCTCCTGACACGAGAGGAAGAAATTACCTTAGCCAAGCGGCTGGACGAAGGTTCGCGCCGTATCCGGGTAGCTTTGCGAGAGACGCTGAAAGTCATGGCGCGCGCGAAGCGCACCCCCATTCTGCTGGAATCGACAAAGTCCCTTCAACTCGCACGCGGGCTCAGCGGGTTTTCCGCCACTGCGCTCGATAAAGTCGAGCAGGCCATTCTGAATATTCTGAAACCTGCGATCCGGGAGATGAAACCGGCGGCCACGGTCGCGAAACAACTCAAGGCCTTGCTCGATGAAATTCGGGCCGCCCGGCTCGTTTTGGAGCGAGGAAAAGACGAGATGGTCCGTTGCAATCTCCGCCTGGTGGTAGATGTCGCGAAACATTACACCCATCGCGGGCTAACCCTGCTCGATCTGGTGCAGGAAGGGAACATCGGCTTGATGAAGGCGGCCGAACGGTATCAACACCGGAAAGGCTTTAAGTTCAGTACCTATGCAACCTGGTGGATCCGTCAAGGCATCACGCGAGCCCTGGCTGATCAATCACGGACAATCCGTATCCCGGTCCACCAGACCGAGGCTTCCAGTAGGATTCTCCGGGTGACGCGCCGACTCGGGCAACAGTTCGGTCGTCCGGCTAAGCTAGAAGAAATTGCCAACGTGCTGCGGATGAGACCGGAGCGGTTGCATGAAACCGTGCAGGCGTTTCAGGAACCAGTCGCACTCGAACGCCCAGTCGGGGACGGTGATACGGAGTTCGGGGAGATGATTCCTGATCACCAAGTACCACCGCCTGATGCCCATGTGCATCGTACCGAGATGACGCAGCAACTGGATCGAATCCTGGGCACTTTGACGCCGAGAGAACAGACCGTGATCCGGCTCAGGTTCGGAATCGGGCACGATGAGCCCTGCACCCTTGAGCAAGTCGGCCAGAACCTGTCGGTGACGCGTGAACGGATCCGGCAAATCGAGGCCAAAGCCCTGAAGAAGCTCAAGACTCCGGAAATCAAAGAGCTGTTTGCGGCAATCAAGTAGCCCTATCCTCCCAATTACCAGGCGCACGAGATAGAGAACTCGTGCGCCTGTTCCTTCTTTCCCCCTCCAACTCAGGTATGAGAGAATGCGACCCACGTTGGATCCTCGCCTCCGGCTTGTTTGAAGGACACCGATGAAGCAGCCTCAACCAACTATCAGGTTTCTGTTGCCACAGGCTGTGATGACCTTCGCGATCGCGGCCATTTGGACCTTCGCCTGGAATCATCCTGCGAGCGCTGACGAAAAGCCCTTATCGGTGCCGTCCGTCGTAGCTAAGGTACGCCCCTCCGTCGTGACGATTTTGACACGCGGGATGCCCTCAGCTCCATCCCTCCATGGAACACAGTCAGGTTCCGGCTCAGGCATTGTGCTCGATACAACCGGCTACATCCTGACGAACAATCATCTGGTGGAAGGGATCACCAGTCTCGTCGTGGGATTACCGACCGGACGGTTGACACCGGGGCGCGTGGTCGCGCGAGACTTCTTGTTGGATCTCGCATTAGTCAAAATCAATGCGACAGATCTGGTCCCGGCTACACTGAACGCTTCGGCATCTTTGGAAATCGGAGAAACCGTGGTCGCGATCGGGAACCCCTTGGCCCTCAAGGGAGGATCGACCGTCACCGTAGGAGTCGTCAGCGCCTTGGACCGTTCGGTGCTCACCCCGAACGGTGAGACGTTGTACGATCTGATCCAGACTGACGCGGCGATCAATCCCGGCAATAGCGGGGGCCCGCTCGTGGATTTATCCGGCCAGGTAGTGGGCATCAATGTCGCGATCGCGCCATCGGCCCAGGCGATCAGTTACGCCATTGCCATTGAAGCCGTCTATCCTCACATCCATTCGATGATGCTTCGTGGAACCATCTCTCGTCCGGACTTCGGGTTTACGCCGGTGACGGTCACTCCGAGTGTCGCCGCCAGCTTCGGGTTGGAGGCGGAGCGCGGGATTCTCGCTCTGAATGTGGATCCGGCCAAGGTTGCCGGCGCGGCAGGCTTGCAAACCGGAGATGTCATCACAGCGTTGGATCAACGCCAACTCTACAACATGGGGGACTTCTGGCACAGCGCGATGCAGGAAGGCGAATCGGCATCCCTCCACATGACAATCCAAGGGCGTACCGGCCAGACCACGTTGACCATGCCACGGCCGCCGGTACAGAAATTCGTGCCATGACAACACCGATGGCTCGACGCACGCCTAGCGTCGCTGACCCGTCCAACGTGCCCGGTTTCCACACTCCGACGGAACTGCTCTGGTTCTCTTCGCCCGTCCCCTATGCCGAGGCATGGGACCTTCAGATGCGCCTGCATCGCGAGCGCATCATGGACTCAAGACTCGATACCCTCCTCATCCTCGAGCACCAACCGGTCTATACCGTCGGCCGAAGAACCCGGATTGCGGACTGGGGCGGTGACCCCACGGCGGCACGCATAGATGGTATCGAGATTCAGCAC includes:
- a CDS encoding shikimate kinase, with product MNIVLIGYRGTGKSTVGKVLAARLVLPLVSTDAEIVRRAGRSVPEIVAQHGWEHFRDLESTVCRDFSAQDGLIIDTGGGAILRQENVACLKKNGTLFWLTASIATIASRIGRDTQRPSLTGTKSFVEEIEEVLAVRTPKYREAADHIVPTDGCTINQIVETILSSIQR
- a CDS encoding tRNA (adenine-N1)-methyltransferase, encoding MSQLLSGERIHLVDKKGRQYALTLKAGETYQFSGQKIPHDEMIGRPDGTVVTLSGGKKMLALRPTFGDYVLKMPRGAQVLYPKDLALIPMWADVYPGARVFEAGTGSGALTMALLRLVGPQGLVVTYDLREDFAKTALTNISRYLGPTPNLVSLRKSAYEGIDLLDDGVPFDRVVLDLPEPWQVVPHAAKALRSGGIYLSFVPTVPQVVQTVEALERAKVFGMVETFESLIRTWSVLGRSVRPDHRMVAHSGFITVARKVEPGLLGIGREPELAEAFLSESLGASEAEGAAS
- a CDS encoding trypsin-like peptidase domain-containing protein, which gives rise to MKQPQPTIRFLLPQAVMTFAIAAIWTFAWNHPASADEKPLSVPSVVAKVRPSVVTILTRGMPSAPSLHGTQSGSGSGIVLDTTGYILTNNHLVEGITSLVVGLPTGRLTPGRVVARDFLLDLALVKINATDLVPATLNASASLEIGETVVAIGNPLALKGGSTVTVGVVSALDRSVLTPNGETLYDLIQTDAAINPGNSGGPLVDLSGQVVGINVAIAPSAQAISYAIAIEAVYPHIHSMMLRGTISRPDFGFTPVTVTPSVAASFGLEAERGILALNVDPAKVAGAAGLQTGDVITALDQRQLYNMGDFWHSAMQEGESASLHMTIQGRTGQTTLTMPRPPVQKFVP
- a CDS encoding sigma-70 family RNA polymerase sigma factor; the protein is MEHEDLRTTENIDDQTATADVDTDDSGASDAMEAIGREAEVEAEPTEKDEKDLDAATLKTSPGASPFLLESLYFRSFGERALLTREEEITLAKRLDEGSRRIRVALRETLKVMARAKRTPILLESTKSLQLARGLSGFSATALDKVEQAILNILKPAIREMKPAATVAKQLKALLDEIRAARLVLERGKDEMVRCNLRLVVDVAKHYTHRGLTLLDLVQEGNIGLMKAAERYQHRKGFKFSTYATWWIRQGITRALADQSRTIRIPVHQTEASSRILRVTRRLGQQFGRPAKLEEIANVLRMRPERLHETVQAFQEPVALERPVGDGDTEFGEMIPDHQVPPPDAHVHRTEMTQQLDRILGTLTPREQTVIRLRFGIGHDEPCTLEQVGQNLSVTRERIRQIEAKALKKLKTPEIKELFAAIK
- a CDS encoding shikimate dehydrogenase, whose product is MMEIDAHTGFCGVIGNPVEHSLSPAIHNAAFQQLRLNLVYLAFRVEAIGEAIRGLRALGGFRGASVTIPHKVSSIPFLDEVDPTAGHIGAINTIVVKQGALIGYNTDAIGALRALRGGAGPLAGKRVVMVGSGGAARAIAFALAGESGLAGLTLLGVDANERSRLAADIRSKTSLSVEEAHLDEAGLAKTLPASHILVHCTPIGMSPKTEGTCVPAPLLHAGLAVMDIVYNPRETQLLKDARQAGCVTIPGLEMFLHQAAAQFELWTDRPAPADTMRAVLESRFR
- a CDS encoding 3-oxoacyl-ACP reductase family protein, which encodes MKRLEGKVALITGGNAGIGESVAKRFAEEGAAVVITGRRQAELDRVVREISAHGGKVLAVVGSVTDDGHVRAVVQQALASFRKIDVLVNNAGVGDFGKRLHEMDDAAWANVLDVNLTGVFRMTRAVIPEMLKQAGGAIVNISSVASLVGIPLLSAYAASKGALDALTRSIAIDYATDGIRCNVVNPGLIDTPMAAPLMANPDQLGSILSHYPIRRPGKPEEVANMVLYLASDESAWVTGGTFRIDGGMTVW